One window from the genome of Salvia miltiorrhiza cultivar Shanhuang (shh) chromosome 7, IMPLAD_Smil_shh, whole genome shotgun sequence encodes:
- the LOC130994059 gene encoding uncharacterized protein LOC130994059, which yields MMHRYCFEALDRSLRDVLRSPTGICSSKPFGGLVVVLGGDFRQILPVVPNGSRHDIVHASISSSKLWNQCKVLKLTKNMRLQNCTSGSEAEDTKNFAEWILNVGDGIVGDTFDDGEAEVKLSDDILIQNAANLFII from the exons ATGATGCATAGATATTGTTTTGAAGCTCTCGATAGGAGTCTAAGGGATGTGCTACGGTCACCTACAGGAATTTGTTCTTCAAAACCATTTGGCGGTTTAGTCGTTGTCTTAGGTGGAGATTTCAGACAAATACTACCAGTTGTACCAAATGGTAGCAGGCATGATATTGTCCACGCTTCAATAAGTTCTTCTAAACTTTGGAATCAATGCAAAGTTCTTAAATTAACTAAGAACATGCGATTGCAG AATTGCACATCAGGATCAGAGGCTGAAGATACTAAGAACTTTGCAGAATGGATACTTAATGTAGGGGATGGTATTGTTGGTGACACTTTTGATGATGGAGAAGCTGAAGTGAAATTATCAGATGATATTCTTATACAAAATGCAGctaatctatttattatatga